The genomic interval CCGATTCAAAGAGCTTTGACTATTCCATTACTGGAGATAGTCATCTTTTTCACTTCCGGCTGAACAGAAAATTAACCGGACTGGACTTTCACCAGCTAGAGGTACACCACTTCGTGACGCACCTGAAGGCACTGAATTACACTGAAAAAATGTAAGAAACTAATTTTAAGTACTCATTTTAGTAATATCCTCTCCTTTATGATCTCTGTGATTCACAAAACAATTCTCTTTATTTCTACTTTAGGGTAACTATAGAAGTTTACGAGAAATCCTAATTTGAATCCTGTTGCTTTTAAGTAATTCATTATCTGGGCAAGATGAATATCTTCCAAGCTCTTAATTGCTTTTATCTCTAATATTATTTTATCATAGCATACAAAATCTGCACAGTAGAACTGAACTAGATTTTCTCCCTTATAATCAATAACAATATTTTGTTGAGCAACAAAAGGAATTTTGCTTAATAGAAATTCCTTACTAAGACACTCCTGATATACTGCTTCCAGAAAGCCACATCCTATTTCTTTATATACTTCATAAATCGCTCCTCTTATCTTATAGATCTCCTTTTGATAAATGTACTCGCTCATGAATTCCTCCAAATTATCATATTACATTACATTCTTCTGTGCATTTCTGTGCCTTCTGTGGTTTATAATCCTCCTTTTTGCTAACCATTGAAATCACTGAAGCTCACTGAAAAAATAACAGTAACCTAATCTACTTTAACAAAGTTTTCTTCTTTTATATTTAATCTTCCTTCTGTGTATTTCTGTGCCTTCTGTGGTTTATAATCCTCCTTTATTACGTCCACGAAACTGCATGAATCAGGAATATCAGCCACTATCTATGGATAATCTGCAAAGAAGCAATTAATAATTTCAATTTCAATATTTCCTTTCTTATAGAGTACCAGCAAATTATATTTTACCTTTCCTTGTTGTCAAATAATTTGTGAACACAGTAAACTCTTATCAAAGGCGATATTTCCCCAAGTTTCTTGACACATATTCTCTACTCACACTATTGGTAGCATATCCTCATAATAAAGGAGCAAAGAATTGAATATTCTGGGCATAGAGACGTCATCGAGCTGGGGCAGCGTGGCAGTGGTCAAAGATGATCGGATTGTGTTCAGCTCTTACCTCGATATCAAGGTCACTCACTCAGAACGCCTTTTACCGCAGATAGATGCAGCCCTCAAAAGCAGCTCATTGCAAATATCTGATCTGGATATTATTGCCATCTCCAATGGTCCCGGTTCATTTACCGGACTCCGGATAGGACTTGCTGCTGCCAAAGGTCTCAGCTTTCCTCATGAAATTCCACTCTTTCCTGTTAACACTCTGCGACTGCTTGCGGCTAATCTATATGGCAATGAACTACCCATCCTCTCCTTTATGGATGCCCGAATGCAGGAAGTTTATGCAGCGCTTTACACTCCTGATCTACAGGAGATCATTCCCCCCTGCAATGCCAAACCGGCAGAATTCCTGGCTCAGATTGACCAGCCGGTAATTATTACCGGTGATGGTATTTCCAGATACAGAGACCTGATCTCTGATTTAAAGATCAATTATAAAACAGCTCTACCTCATCAAAGAATTCCCACTGCCATGACGCTTGTCTCACTCACAATGATGGAGAAACCTGATCTGAACTTTGATTTTGAAACTATTTCCAGCTTAGAACCCTGGTATTTTCGTAAATCTCAGGCTGAATTAAATAAAAAACCTATTTTGGAGGATTGATGAAGCATAATAGACCGGACTGGCACACATATTTTATGAAAATGGCGTATCTGGTACGCGAACGCTCTACTTGCCTTAGACGAAAAGTCGGAGCTGTGATAGTGAAAAATAATCAGATCATGTCCACAGGATATAATGGCGCTCCCAAGCGTGTTCCTCATTGCATTCAAACCGGCTGTCTGCGTCAGGATAGTTCCATCCCTTCGGGGCAAAGACACGAACTTTGCCGCGGTGTGCATGCAGAGCAAAACGCCATTATTCAAGCTGCCGTGAATGGACTATCCATAGCAAATGGTGAATTATACTGCACAAATCAGCCCTGCTCCATCTGCGCCAAAATGCTCATAAATGCCGAAATAAAAACCATCATAGTATCAGAACTCTACGAAGA from Candidatus Stygibacter australis carries:
- a CDS encoding GxxExxY protein; amino-acid sequence: MSEYIYQKEIYKIRGAIYEVYKEIGCGFLEAVYQECLSKEFLLSKIPFVAQQNIVIDYKGENLVQFYCADFVCYDKIILEIKAIKSLEDIHLAQIMNYLKATGFKLGFLVNFYSYPKVEIKRIVL
- the tsaB gene encoding tRNA (adenosine(37)-N6)-threonylcarbamoyltransferase complex dimerization subunit type 1 TsaB, coding for MNILGIETSSSWGSVAVVKDDRIVFSSYLDIKVTHSERLLPQIDAALKSSSLQISDLDIIAISNGPGSFTGLRIGLAAAKGLSFPHEIPLFPVNTLRLLAANLYGNELPILSFMDARMQEVYAALYTPDLQEIIPPCNAKPAEFLAQIDQPVIITGDGISRYRDLISDLKINYKTALPHQRIPTAMTLVSLTMMEKPDLNFDFETISSLEPWYFRKSQAELNKKPILED
- a CDS encoding cytidine/deoxycytidylate deaminase family protein; its protein translation is MKHNRPDWHTYFMKMAYLVRERSTCLRRKVGAVIVKNNQIMSTGYNGAPKRVPHCIQTGCLRQDSSIPSGQRHELCRGVHAEQNAIIQAAVNGLSIANGELYCTNQPCSICAKMLINAEIKTIIVSELYEDKLAKTLLEEASINVFHFNMDTKKLTKIV